In Geobacter anodireducens, a genomic segment contains:
- a CDS encoding cytochrome C, whose product MICVTGKRLALSAVAMLLALLCGTAAGRAAEPPAALSPDEMRLGERMYREGVLPSGAPMKAFVSGDVPVDGTAFTCVSCHLHSGLGSFEGEVVTPPTNGRVLYQERKPFIPGSEFIPSISNYAKHLPVRPAYTDETLASLIATGIDPTGRSVLYVMPRYELGDRDMAILIAYLKALSDKPSPGVGASEIKFATVIVDGTDPVAVDSMLTPIQFSIDRKNSLALAARKNYRVARMAYNMLGDLHSMTFSLSRWILRGPPETWRAQLDQYYRNEPVFALLGGISGGEWEPVHRFCEENRIPSLFPVVDYPVISDSDWYTLYFSRGVRQEGEAAARYLNGMAGLFNSRPVVQIIRETRKGETLADGFRATWQQSGHAAPLDIRLPKGERLTDKRVREILDTHRPAALLVWDDDSALPALAGAAAGQEEQPTVLLASGTYLGKTLWTIPEPLRERLYLTYPYRLPQEDVRFDIAVKKVLPGKDIQSFDQKIIRESFIAAEVLGKAFMEMRAEYYRDFLMDTIGMMTDMYYPLYERVSFGPGQRYASKGCYIVQLGKGESPKLERRSEWVIP is encoded by the coding sequence ATGATCTGCGTGACCGGTAAACGTCTTGCACTTTCCGCTGTTGCCATGCTGCTCGCGCTGCTGTGCGGGACCGCGGCAGGCCGTGCCGCGGAGCCGCCCGCCGCGTTGTCCCCCGACGAGATGCGTCTGGGCGAACGGATGTACCGGGAGGGGGTTCTCCCCTCGGGTGCCCCCATGAAGGCGTTCGTGAGCGGAGACGTGCCGGTGGACGGCACGGCATTCACCTGCGTGAGCTGCCACCTGCACAGCGGCCTCGGCTCCTTCGAGGGAGAGGTGGTGACCCCCCCCACCAACGGCCGGGTGCTCTACCAGGAGCGCAAACCGTTCATTCCCGGCTCGGAATTCATCCCTTCCATTTCCAACTATGCCAAGCACCTGCCGGTCAGGCCGGCCTACACCGACGAAACGCTGGCAAGCCTGATCGCCACGGGGATCGACCCCACCGGCCGCTCGGTGCTCTACGTGATGCCGCGCTACGAGCTGGGGGACCGGGACATGGCGATCCTCATCGCCTACCTGAAGGCGCTCTCCGACAAGCCGTCCCCGGGCGTCGGCGCTTCGGAAATCAAGTTCGCCACGGTCATCGTGGACGGCACGGACCCCGTTGCAGTGGACTCGATGCTCACCCCCATCCAGTTCAGCATCGACCGGAAGAACAGCCTCGCCCTCGCCGCCCGGAAGAATTACCGGGTGGCGCGCATGGCGTACAACATGCTCGGCGACCTCCACAGCATGACCTTTTCCCTGTCACGCTGGATCCTGAGAGGTCCGCCCGAGACCTGGCGGGCCCAGTTGGACCAGTACTATCGCAATGAACCGGTATTCGCCCTGCTGGGGGGCATCTCCGGGGGGGAATGGGAGCCGGTTCACCGGTTCTGCGAGGAGAACCGCATCCCCAGCCTCTTCCCCGTGGTCGACTACCCGGTGATTTCAGACTCCGACTGGTACACGCTCTACTTTTCACGCGGCGTCAGGCAGGAGGGAGAAGCCGCCGCCCGCTACCTCAACGGCATGGCCGGCCTCTTCAACAGCCGCCCCGTGGTCCAGATCATCAGGGAAACCCGCAAGGGCGAAACCCTGGCCGATGGGTTCCGCGCCACCTGGCAGCAGAGCGGACACGCCGCCCCCCTCGACATCCGCCTGCCCAAAGGGGAACGCCTCACGGACAAGCGGGTCCGGGAGATCCTCGACACCCACCGCCCCGCGGCACTGCTGGTCTGGGACGACGATTCGGCCCTGCCGGCCCTGGCCGGTGCTGCCGCAGGCCAGGAGGAACAGCCGACGGTCCTCCTGGCCTCCGGCACCTATCTGGGCAAGACTCTCTGGACCATCCCCGAACCGCTGCGCGAACGGCTCTACCTGACCTACCCCTACCGGCTGCCCCAGGAAGACGTCCGCTTCGACATCGCCGTCAAAAAGGTATTGCCCGGCAAGGATATCCAGTCATTCGACCAGAAGATCATCCGGGAATCGTTCATCGCCGCCGAGGTCCTGGGCAAGGCATTCATGGAGATGCGGGCGGAATACTACCGGGACTTTCTCATGGACACCATCGGCATGATGACCGACATGTACTATCCCCTCTACGAGCGGGTCAGCTTCGGTCCGGGCCAGCGCTATGCATCCAAGGGGTGCTACATCGTCCAGCTCGGCAAGGGAGAATCGCCCAAACTCGAACGACGCAGCGAATGGGTCATTCCCTGA
- a CDS encoding transcriptional regulator produces the protein MNCDIGRALKRLRTERGLTQKELAALVSGGLDYTYIGKIERGEQLPSLKILLGISEALGVPASLFFEGEPSAEAARSRAIQVGMAGELEKELCLLHPEDLPLVVEIIRLLNRHRRAERKKAYQSPADSLPLAAEDCPSYSKP, from the coding sequence TTGAACTGTGATATAGGACGTGCGCTGAAAAGGCTGAGGACCGAGCGGGGGCTGACCCAGAAGGAGCTGGCTGCGCTGGTGAGCGGCGGTCTCGATTATACCTATATCGGTAAGATCGAGCGAGGCGAACAGTTACCGTCGTTGAAGATATTGCTCGGCATAAGCGAGGCGCTCGGCGTGCCCGCGAGCCTCTTCTTCGAGGGCGAGCCGTCAGCCGAAGCTGCCCGGTCCCGGGCGATACAGGTCGGCATGGCTGGGGAGCTGGAAAAGGAACTGTGCCTGCTTCATCCCGAGGATCTGCCGCTCGTGGTGGAAATTATCCGGCTGCTCAACCGGCACCGGAGGGCGGAGCGGAAAAAAGCATATCAATCGCCCGCTGACTCTCTTCCCTTGGCCGCCGAGGATTGCCCCTCGTACAGCAAGCCGTAG
- a CDS encoding FeS-binding protein, producing the protein MPAMTRLIYFSPTSTTKKIVEQIAVGFGDTSVTHHDLTRLREGLNLRLGDGLAIIGVPVYAGRVPEICLERLDGLSASSVPAVLVVLYGNRAFEDALIELRDVVVAKGFAVIAAGAFIGEHSYSTTTQPVAAHRPDLADLAKAREFGSLIASRLRDGIGAALPVIPGDLPYKERMSLGGVAPETDPGLCTLCGTCASLCPTFVIRVDDRVLTDAERCLKCCACTKGCPPGARTLHHPTVDARREMLVNQCSERKEPALFL; encoded by the coding sequence ATGCCGGCCATGACCCGCCTGATCTATTTTTCTCCCACCAGTACCACGAAAAAAATCGTCGAACAGATTGCTGTCGGTTTTGGCGATACCAGCGTGACGCACCATGACCTGACCCGGTTGAGAGAGGGGCTCAATCTGCGGCTTGGTGACGGTCTTGCCATCATCGGCGTTCCGGTCTATGCGGGACGGGTGCCGGAAATCTGTCTGGAGCGGTTGGACGGGCTGTCAGCCTCCAGTGTTCCCGCTGTGCTGGTTGTGCTGTACGGTAACCGTGCCTTCGAGGATGCGCTGATCGAATTGCGGGATGTGGTTGTTGCCAAGGGATTTGCGGTGATCGCCGCCGGCGCGTTCATCGGTGAACATTCATATTCGACGACCACCCAGCCGGTTGCCGCCCACCGTCCGGATCTGGCCGATCTGGCAAAGGCACGGGAGTTTGGATCGCTCATCGCCAGCCGTCTGCGTGATGGCATCGGCGCGGCACTGCCGGTGATTCCAGGCGACCTGCCCTACAAGGAGCGGATGTCGCTGGGCGGTGTCGCACCAGAGACCGATCCCGGGCTCTGCACCCTGTGCGGTACCTGCGCCAGTCTGTGCCCGACCTTTGTCATCAGGGTTGATGACAGGGTCCTGACGGATGCGGAAAGGTGCCTGAAGTGCTGCGCCTGCACCAAGGGCTGTCCCCCAGGGGCCAGGACGCTGCATCACCCCACGGTTGACGCGCGGCGCGAGATGCTGGTCAACCAGTGCAGCGAGCGTAAGGAACCGGCATTGTTCCTCTAA
- a CDS encoding iron-sulfur cluster assembly scaffold protein: MTEIYSAKVWDHVRNPRNVGSLEDANVVVQAGDPTCGDAVLYFLRIEEDIVRDIKFLIKGCGAAIATSSAATELAMGKGLDEVMGLTDQIIAQALDGLPEEKMHCSNMAASALHAAVEQYRATVAGEKPR, from the coding sequence ATGACTGAGATCTATTCGGCAAAGGTATGGGACCACGTGCGCAACCCGCGCAATGTGGGGTCCCTTGAGGATGCCAACGTGGTGGTGCAGGCCGGCGACCCCACCTGTGGCGATGCAGTGCTCTACTTCCTCAGGATCGAAGAGGATATCGTGCGCGACATCAAATTTCTCATCAAGGGATGTGGTGCGGCCATCGCCACATCGTCAGCGGCAACGGAGCTTGCCATGGGCAAGGGGCTCGACGAGGTCATGGGTCTCACCGACCAGATCATCGCCCAGGCCCTGGACGGGCTCCCCGAAGAGAAGATGCACTGCTCGAACATGGCGGCTTCGGCGCTCCATGCGGCGGTCGAGCAATACCGCGCAACAGTGGCGGGTGAAAAACCCAGATGA
- a CDS encoding diguanylate cyclase: protein MKLCFPVTSDDGLDSKVHDHFGSAQRFIMVDTETGATFSIDNTDKHHTHGSCNPLKALAGAPLDAVVVGGIGAGALIMLNRAKVRVFSSQAPTVGENVALFRSGAFREIVPPTCGGHGCAH, encoded by the coding sequence ATGAAACTCTGCTTTCCCGTGACATCTGACGATGGGCTCGACAGCAAGGTGCATGACCATTTCGGATCCGCACAGCGCTTTATCATGGTGGACACTGAGACCGGAGCAACGTTCTCCATCGACAACACCGACAAACACCACACCCACGGATCGTGCAACCCACTAAAGGCCCTGGCAGGAGCGCCGCTCGACGCGGTCGTGGTCGGAGGGATCGGCGCCGGCGCCCTCATCATGCTCAACCGCGCAAAGGTCAGGGTGTTCAGCTCCCAGGCGCCCACGGTGGGGGAAAACGTTGCCCTGTTCAGAAGCGGCGCATTCCGGGAGATCGTGCCGCCCACCTGCGGTGGCCACGGTTGCGCTCACTGA
- a CDS encoding magnesium and cobalt transport protein CorA, with product MKKIIKQRSRKAGLPPGSLVHIGEQTGEPVRISIVDYDETSLSERETNDIADCFSQRDQPGVRWLDMEGIHRPELLKALGECYGIHPLTLEDILNTDQRPKLEDFDDYLFVVLKMLSLQPDGSLAAEQVSFVLGPSFLISFQEGFKGDLFDPIRQRLRENRGKLRKGGADFLLYSLMDAIVDYYFVILEDLAERIEVLEEEVIAGPGRKTVVKIQHLKRETIFLRKSVWPLREVLGRLERRESPLVRGETVIYLRDVYDHSIQIIETVETFRDLLSEVLDIYLSAIGNRTNEVMKVLTIIATIFMPLTFIAGVYGMNFRYMPELEWHWGYPAVLLLMLLVSLGMGIFFRRKRWL from the coding sequence ATGAAAAAGATCATCAAGCAGCGCTCCCGCAAAGCAGGCCTTCCTCCCGGCAGCCTGGTCCACATCGGCGAGCAGACCGGCGAACCGGTCCGGATATCCATTGTCGACTATGACGAAACGAGTCTCAGCGAGCGGGAAACGAACGACATCGCCGACTGTTTTTCCCAGCGCGACCAGCCGGGGGTGCGGTGGCTCGACATGGAGGGAATCCACCGGCCCGAGTTGCTCAAGGCCCTGGGAGAATGCTACGGCATCCACCCCCTCACCCTCGAAGACATCCTCAACACCGACCAGCGCCCAAAACTGGAGGACTTCGACGACTACCTCTTCGTGGTCCTGAAGATGCTCTCCCTCCAACCGGACGGCTCCCTTGCCGCCGAGCAGGTCAGCTTCGTGCTCGGCCCCTCGTTTCTCATCTCCTTCCAGGAGGGATTCAAGGGCGACCTCTTCGACCCCATCCGCCAGCGCCTGAGGGAGAACCGGGGCAAGCTCCGCAAAGGAGGGGCCGATTTTCTCCTCTACTCGCTCATGGACGCCATCGTGGATTACTACTTCGTGATCCTCGAAGACCTGGCCGAGCGGATCGAGGTGCTGGAGGAGGAAGTCATCGCCGGCCCCGGCCGCAAGACGGTCGTGAAGATCCAGCACCTCAAGCGGGAGACCATCTTCCTGCGCAAATCCGTCTGGCCCCTGCGGGAGGTGCTGGGACGGCTGGAGCGGCGCGAATCGCCCCTCGTGCGCGGAGAAACCGTCATCTACCTGCGGGACGTCTATGATCACAGCATCCAGATCATCGAAACCGTGGAAACCTTCCGGGACCTCCTGTCGGAGGTCCTCGACATCTACCTTTCAGCCATCGGCAACCGGACCAACGAAGTAATGAAGGTGCTCACCATCATCGCCACCATCTTCATGCCACTCACCTTCATCGCCGGGGTCTACGGCATGAACTTCCGCTACATGCCCGAGCTCGAATGGCACTGGGGCTACCCGGCCGTTCTCCTGCTGATGCTCCTGGTGAGCCTGGGCATGGGGATTTTCTTTCGACGCAAGCGGTGGTTATAG
- a CDS encoding pseudouridine synthase — protein MEERLQKLLSQAGVASRREAERFITEGRVAVNGTVVTELGSKADPERDRITVDGQPVRPAEKKVYLILNKPVGYMTTLRDPEGRPIVTDLLKGLDVRVFPVGRLDYNTEGLLLLTNDGAWANRLAHPRHEVDKEYLVRVRGSVAKEQVRRLAAGVELDDGPTAPAKVEVSSQSDNNTWLSIVIHEGRYRQVRRMCEAVSLSVVRLRRVRYGAVSLGDLKPGEYRPLSPAEVAALAGREKRDQRRRKA, from the coding sequence ATGGAAGAACGATTGCAGAAGCTGCTGTCCCAGGCGGGGGTCGCGTCCCGGCGCGAGGCGGAACGGTTCATCACCGAGGGGCGGGTGGCGGTGAACGGCACGGTCGTTACCGAGCTGGGGAGCAAGGCCGACCCGGAGCGGGACCGGATAACCGTGGACGGGCAGCCGGTCCGTCCGGCGGAGAAGAAGGTCTATCTCATCCTCAACAAGCCCGTCGGTTACATGACCACCCTCAGGGACCCGGAGGGGAGACCCATTGTCACCGATCTCCTCAAGGGACTCGATGTCCGCGTCTTTCCCGTGGGACGGCTCGACTACAACACCGAGGGGCTTCTGCTGCTCACCAATGACGGTGCCTGGGCCAACCGGCTCGCCCATCCCCGCCACGAGGTGGACAAGGAATACCTGGTCCGGGTGCGGGGTTCGGTTGCCAAGGAGCAGGTCCGGCGCCTGGCTGCCGGCGTGGAGCTGGACGACGGACCAACGGCGCCGGCAAAGGTGGAGGTGTCCAGCCAGAGCGACAACAACACCTGGCTCTCCATCGTGATTCACGAGGGGCGTTACCGCCAGGTGCGCCGCATGTGCGAGGCCGTGAGCCTGTCAGTGGTCCGCCTGCGCCGGGTGAGATACGGCGCGGTCTCGCTCGGCGACCTGAAACCGGGGGAGTACCGGCCCCTCAGCCCGGCGGAGGTGGCGGCCCTGGCCGGCCGCGAAAAACGCGATCAGCGCCGGCGGAAGGCCTGA
- a CDS encoding photosynthetic protein synthase I, whose amino-acid sequence MRTFKSLLLRPVLAVAVCLTLAGHANGASRSYQRSVESYSMPDVTLINQDGKKVRFKELVESNRPVVVDFIFGTCTTICPVLSATYTNLQTKLGADMKKIHLVSVSIDPENDTPQVMREYLARYRAKPGWDFLSGSRRDIDRVMNAFNSYFRNKMDHKPLTFIRSPADGKWTRIYGLISNVELMNELTKAGLK is encoded by the coding sequence ATGCGTACCTTCAAGAGCCTGCTTCTCCGTCCCGTCCTGGCCGTTGCCGTCTGCCTGACCCTTGCAGGCCACGCCAACGGCGCCTCCCGTTCCTACCAGCGCTCCGTAGAGAGCTACAGCATGCCCGACGTAACCCTCATCAACCAGGACGGGAAAAAGGTCCGGTTCAAGGAACTCGTCGAATCGAACCGGCCCGTGGTGGTGGACTTCATCTTCGGCACCTGCACCACCATCTGCCCGGTCCTTTCCGCCACCTACACCAATCTCCAGACCAAACTGGGCGCGGACATGAAAAAGATCCACCTGGTGTCCGTCTCCATCGACCCCGAGAACGATACGCCCCAAGTCATGCGCGAGTATCTCGCGCGCTACCGGGCCAAGCCGGGGTGGGATTTCCTGTCGGGGTCGCGCAGGGACATCGACCGGGTGATGAACGCCTTCAACTCCTACTTCCGCAACAAAATGGACCACAAGCCCCTCACCTTCATCCGTTCGCCGGCCGACGGCAAATGGACGAGGATCTACGGCCTCATCAGCAACGTCGAATTAATGAATGAACTTACCAAAGCGGGGTTGAAATGA
- a CDS encoding nuclease SbcCD subunit D, with protein MPIRFLHTADLHLDSPLRTFGDLSRERRRDFLKTFDRIVNLAIKREVDCLLVAGDLFDSASAGAETVGHVQDAFARLEGRGVRVVLIPGTHDNIISADSVYSRYQFSGTHILREPVVGEPLRLDIRGETVFFYGFAYRSDRSREALESMRRRPGSGIHVGLLHGSLKGNPEWEMRKKDIPFSVADLAELGLDYIALGHYHDAACLEEGGRVIACYPGSPEGKKFGENGPRYALIVEAAPGNASVERVEVQTRIIREFSVDASLFAEPAALEAELARLGSSDTIGRVRLCGTVEEPLDTANLSGRVKGNFAWLELVDETDLYDSGHVKRMEREDSIRGLFIRKIHERYDAAGSDAERELCRDALKLVMGRFSRGGGN; from the coding sequence ATGCCCATCCGATTCCTCCATACCGCCGACCTGCATCTCGACTCACCCCTGCGCACGTTCGGGGATCTCAGCCGTGAGCGTCGTCGCGACTTCCTCAAAACCTTCGACCGGATCGTAAATCTCGCCATCAAGCGTGAGGTGGACTGCCTGCTGGTGGCGGGCGACCTGTTCGACTCAGCATCGGCGGGCGCCGAGACGGTGGGGCACGTGCAGGACGCCTTTGCCAGGCTTGAGGGGCGCGGGGTACGGGTAGTCCTGATCCCCGGCACCCACGACAACATCATCTCGGCCGACAGCGTCTACAGCCGCTACCAGTTTTCCGGCACCCATATCCTGCGGGAACCGGTGGTGGGCGAGCCGTTGCGGCTGGACATCCGTGGCGAGACGGTCTTTTTCTACGGTTTCGCCTATCGTTCCGACCGTTCGCGGGAGGCACTCGAATCCATGCGCCGCCGCCCTGGCAGCGGCATCCACGTGGGGCTCCTCCATGGCTCCCTCAAGGGGAACCCCGAGTGGGAGATGCGCAAGAAGGACATCCCTTTCTCCGTTGCCGACCTGGCCGAACTCGGCCTGGACTACATCGCGCTCGGCCATTACCATGACGCCGCCTGCCTGGAGGAGGGGGGGCGCGTCATTGCCTGCTATCCGGGCTCGCCGGAGGGGAAGAAGTTCGGCGAGAACGGTCCCCGTTACGCCCTGATCGTGGAGGCGGCGCCGGGCAATGCCTCGGTCGAGCGGGTCGAGGTGCAGACACGGATCATCCGGGAGTTCAGCGTCGACGCCTCGCTCTTTGCCGAGCCGGCAGCCCTTGAAGCGGAACTGGCGCGTCTCGGCTCTTCCGATACCATCGGGCGCGTCAGGCTGTGCGGGACCGTGGAAGAGCCCCTGGACACGGCCAATCTGTCCGGACGGGTAAAGGGAAACTTCGCCTGGCTCGAACTGGTGGACGAAACCGATCTCTACGACAGCGGCCACGTGAAGCGGATGGAGCGGGAGGACTCGATCCGGGGGCTGTTCATCCGCAAGATCCATGAACGGTACGACGCCGCAGGTTCCGACGCCGAGCGCGAACTGTGCCGCGACGCCCTCAAGCTCGTCATGGGGCGGTTCAGCCGCGGAGGGGGGAACTGA
- a CDS encoding acetyl-CoA carboxylase carboxyltransferase subunit alpha → MAAQYFMEFEKPVVELEKKVQELAELAGTNAELAGEVTKLEKKVDRMREVIFSNLSRWQTVQVARHIERPFTLDYVNLIFTDFTELHGDRLFGDDHAIVAGLAKLDGEPVVVIGHQKGRDTKEKVYRNFGMPNPEGYRKALRIMELAERFRLPIITFVDTPGAFPGIGAEERGQAEAIARNLREMAALTVPIIVVVTGEGGSGGALAIAVGDRVLMLQYSIYAVISPEGCAAILWSDGTKGEQAAEALKLTARDLKELEVIDELVPEPLGGAHRDHETMARTLHDAIARQLKELKAIPPEQLVEERYQKFRKMSRFIEG, encoded by the coding sequence ATGGCTGCTCAATATTTCATGGAATTCGAAAAGCCGGTGGTTGAGCTGGAGAAAAAAGTGCAGGAACTGGCCGAGCTGGCCGGCACCAACGCCGAACTGGCGGGCGAAGTGACCAAGCTTGAGAAGAAGGTCGACCGGATGCGCGAGGTGATCTTCTCCAACCTGTCCCGCTGGCAGACGGTCCAGGTGGCCCGTCACATCGAGCGTCCCTTCACCCTGGACTACGTCAACCTGATCTTCACCGATTTCACCGAGCTCCATGGCGACCGGCTGTTCGGCGACGATCACGCCATTGTCGCCGGCCTGGCAAAGCTCGACGGCGAGCCGGTGGTGGTCATCGGCCACCAGAAGGGGCGCGACACCAAGGAGAAGGTCTACCGCAATTTCGGCATGCCCAACCCCGAGGGGTACCGCAAGGCCCTGCGGATCATGGAGCTGGCCGAGCGGTTCCGGTTGCCCATCATCACCTTCGTGGACACACCCGGCGCGTTCCCCGGCATCGGCGCCGAGGAGCGGGGCCAGGCCGAGGCCATTGCGCGCAACCTCAGGGAGATGGCGGCCCTCACCGTGCCGATCATTGTCGTGGTCACCGGCGAGGGAGGCTCCGGCGGGGCGCTGGCCATCGCCGTGGGCGATCGGGTCCTCATGCTCCAGTACTCCATCTACGCCGTCATCTCCCCCGAGGGGTGCGCCGCCATCCTCTGGTCCGACGGCACCAAGGGTGAACAGGCCGCCGAGGCCCTCAAACTGACCGCCAGGGACCTGAAGGAGCTTGAGGTTATCGACGAGCTCGTGCCCGAGCCCCTGGGCGGCGCCCACCGCGACCATGAGACCATGGCCAGGACCCTCCACGACGCCATCGCCCGGCAGTTGAAGGAGCTGAAGGCGATCCCCCCGGAGCAGCTGGTGGAGGAGCGGTACCAGAAATTCCGCAAGATGAGCCGTTTCATCGAGGGGTAG
- a CDS encoding ATPase encodes MNGTQQSENVAQKSCNSKQVEELHRLKEQIELQEALFNIKHKIVVLSGKGGVGKSSVAVNLAVALSLSGKKTGLLDVDLHGPSIPTLLGIEGRLPATAAARIEPVPYSDTLKVMSVGLLLRDRAEAVVWRGPAKHGVIRQFLAAVAWGDLDYLIVDCPPGTGDEPLSVIQLLEGAEGAVIVTTPQDVALTDVRKSVTFCRQMKLPVIGVVENMSGFVCPHCGEGIDIFKSGGGRLVADEMNIPFLGRIPLDPAMVRAGDEGEPLVEYRADSPTAQAFAAMVATVSARCDAAGNAARESGQ; translated from the coding sequence GTGAACGGCACGCAGCAGAGTGAGAACGTGGCGCAGAAATCGTGCAACAGCAAACAGGTGGAAGAACTGCACCGGCTCAAGGAGCAGATTGAGCTGCAGGAGGCCCTTTTCAACATCAAGCACAAGATCGTGGTGCTGTCGGGCAAGGGTGGCGTGGGCAAGAGCTCGGTGGCGGTCAACCTGGCCGTGGCCCTCTCGCTCAGCGGCAAGAAGACGGGATTGCTGGATGTCGATCTGCACGGGCCGAGCATCCCGACCCTTCTCGGCATCGAGGGCCGGCTTCCGGCAACTGCCGCCGCACGGATCGAACCGGTTCCCTACAGCGACACCCTCAAAGTCATGTCGGTAGGGCTGCTGCTGCGCGACCGGGCAGAGGCGGTAGTCTGGCGGGGGCCGGCCAAGCATGGCGTCATCAGGCAGTTTCTGGCCGCCGTGGCGTGGGGCGACCTGGACTACCTGATCGTCGACTGCCCGCCAGGGACCGGTGATGAGCCTCTCTCGGTGATCCAGCTCCTGGAAGGGGCGGAGGGCGCCGTCATCGTCACCACTCCCCAGGACGTGGCGCTCACCGACGTGCGCAAGTCGGTCACCTTCTGCCGCCAGATGAAGCTGCCGGTCATCGGCGTGGTCGAGAACATGAGCGGCTTTGTCTGCCCCCACTGCGGCGAAGGGATCGACATCTTCAAGAGCGGCGGCGGCAGGCTCGTGGCCGATGAAATGAACATACCGTTCCTGGGCAGGATCCCGCTGGACCCGGCCATGGTCAGAGCCGGCGACGAGGGAGAGCCCCTGGTGGAATACCGGGCCGACTCCCCCACGGCACAAGCCTTTGCCGCTATGGTGGCGACTGTCTCGGCCCGGTGCGATGCCGCCGGCAACGCGGCACGGGAGAGTGGACAATGA
- a CDS encoding response regulator — protein sequence MTHNELPTGRRNLTAHTRARVLVVDDDCDILFFVKLVLENEGIGVLCAEDGPQALELLANNACTVMITDQNMPLMDGFELAHRARRLRPGIVIFMGTGHIYPGIQARAQSAGIRQVFGKPFNFPYLFAALNDVLSGETQNQPADREE from the coding sequence ATGACACACAATGAACTACCGACGGGCAGACGTAACCTTACGGCGCACACGAGGGCTCGCGTACTTGTAGTGGACGATGATTGCGATATTCTCTTCTTCGTGAAGCTCGTTCTCGAAAACGAGGGCATCGGCGTTCTCTGCGCGGAAGACGGTCCTCAGGCACTGGAGCTGCTCGCGAACAATGCGTGCACTGTCATGATCACCGACCAGAACATGCCGCTCATGGACGGTTTCGAACTGGCACACCGGGCCCGCCGCCTCAGGCCGGGGATAGTGATTTTCATGGGCACGGGCCATATCTATCCGGGAATCCAGGCCAGAGCGCAGTCGGCTGGCATCCGACAGGTCTTCGGCAAGCCGTTCAACTTCCCGTATCTCTTTGCCGCTCTGAATGACGTATTGTCCGGAGAGACGCAGAATCAACCGGCTGACCGGGAGGAGTGA
- a CDS encoding hemolysin — translation MTASSPTHAAKNRERLDKLLVDRGLVQSRERARALIMAGQVVVNDHLADKAGLQVPVAAEIRLKGEDIPFVSRGGLKLDRALEAFGIDVTGMTAIDVGASTGGFTDCLLQRGARKVYAVDVGYGQLAWKLRQDPRVVNLEKTNIRYLEPGSLPETPGLAVIDASFISLDKVLPPTLRLIGDEGAIVALIKPQFEVGRGEVGKGGVVRGEEKHRRVIADVVALAEGLGLRVLGVTESPILGPKGNREFLIHLKKAAGEAPPHNR, via the coding sequence ATGACAGCCTCATCACCGACGCACGCCGCAAAAAACAGGGAGCGCCTCGACAAGCTTCTGGTCGACCGGGGGCTCGTCCAGTCGCGGGAGCGGGCCCGGGCGCTCATCATGGCCGGCCAGGTGGTGGTGAACGATCACCTGGCGGACAAGGCCGGGCTCCAGGTTCCCGTGGCCGCCGAAATCCGGCTCAAAGGTGAGGACATCCCCTTCGTGAGTCGGGGCGGACTCAAACTTGACCGGGCATTGGAGGCGTTCGGCATCGACGTGACGGGCATGACCGCCATTGACGTTGGTGCTTCCACCGGCGGCTTCACCGACTGCCTGCTCCAGCGCGGCGCCCGGAAGGTCTATGCCGTTGACGTGGGGTACGGGCAACTGGCCTGGAAACTGCGTCAGGACCCCCGTGTGGTGAATCTTGAGAAGACGAACATCCGCTATCTGGAGCCCGGCTCCCTGCCGGAGACTCCCGGCCTGGCAGTGATCGATGCATCCTTCATCTCCCTCGACAAGGTCCTGCCCCCCACCCTGCGGCTCATCGGGGATGAGGGCGCCATTGTCGCCCTCATCAAGCCCCAGTTCGAGGTGGGACGGGGAGAGGTCGGCAAGGGAGGCGTGGTGCGCGGCGAGGAGAAGCATCGCCGGGTGATCGCCGACGTGGTGGCCCTTGCCGAAGGATTGGGCCTGCGGGTTCTCGGCGTGACCGAATCTCCCATCCTCGGACCCAAGGGAAATCGCGAGTTTTTGATCCACCTGAAAAAGGCGGCCGGGGAAGCCCCGCCCCATAACCGGTAA